The Ipomoea triloba cultivar NCNSP0323 chromosome 4, ASM357664v1 DNA segment TTCTTCAGATGACGGAAAAGTACTGCGACAACAACCTCGCCGGTCGGACCGAGGATTTTCTGTCGCAGGTGGCCCTGTCTAGCCTTTCCGGCGCCCTTGTCGTGCTTAAATCCTGCGAGGATCTTCTTCCCCTCGCCGAAGATCTCAAAATCGTGCAGCGATGCGTGGAATTAGCAAGTGCAAAGGTAGTTTGATTTGAGTCAATTAACGTGTCAATATAGTCTTTTTTTATCTGGTGATATGTAAAGATTCAAATCTATGACATTTGATATGGTGTTGGCTCTGTAAtactaaattgaaaatttgaaacatgtgtttcatctcaactaaaagtctgatagttggattgcatatttatgtttatatattattatatattatacgaACTTAACTGATTAAGGTTTGGTTTTGATTTAGGCGTGCGTGGAGGCGAATTTTCCGAGCAGGTCGCCGCCGAATTGGTGGACGGAGGAGCTAACGATTCTAGACGTGGCGTTCTTCGCCAAAATTATCGCAACGATGAGGTCACGTGGCGCGAAGCCGTTAACGATAGCCAGCGCCATAATAACGTACGCGGAACGGTCCCTCCGGGACCTCGTACGAGACCACTCAGGCAACGGCACGAAGTCGATGGTACCGGAGGCGGAGGATTCCGACGTCAGAATCCGGCAACGGGACCTTCTCGAGTCGATCGTGACCCTCTTGCCGCCGGAAAAGGCGGCGTTTCCGATAAACTTCCTATGTTGTCTCCTCAGAACGGCGATCTTCCTCAGAGCCGCCACCGGGTGCAAAAACGAGCTGGAGAAGAGGGTATCGGCGATCCTCGAGCACGTGACGGTGGACGACCTGCTGGTGTTGTCGTTTACCTTCGACGGCGAGAGGCTGTTCGATTTGGAGAGCGTGCGGAGGATTATCTCCGGGTTTGTGGAGAAGGAGAAGAGCGTGGCGGTGTTTAACGGCGGCGATTTCAGAGAAGTTTGCTCGACGGCGATGCAGAGAGTTGCCAAGACCGTGGATGCTTATCTGGGCGAGATTGCCACTCACGTTGAGCTCAGTATTTCCAAGTTTAATGGAATTGCAAATTTAGTCCCTAAGGGTGCAAGAAAGGTTGATGATGATCTCTACAGAGCTATCGATATTTACTTAAAGGTAATAATCTAGCATAGTACACATTCAACCATACTTTTGATTTGAAGAAAAGCTAGCAGCAATCACCCAAAAGTTTACTTGTGAGTATATAGGTAAATTAGTCTAAATTGTTTAATtactcaaacaaaaaatactAATAGACATAAATAAATTAGCCTAAATTGTTTACCTACTCTAACTATAAAGCAACTCACATATGagtagagccgtcaaaacgaaCTTAGTCCGTTCCGTCCCACCCGAGCTTTGAATATTGTGGTGGGTATTTTGACGGGTAGACTTGGTGGGCGGGCCTATTTTAGGCCCTTATTTTCAATAGCCCGCCCCCGCCATATGGCAGGCTTTGGCAGATCCAGGTGGACTCTATCCCACCGGCCTGTTCGGACAGCTCTACATAAGAtttaagtttgaaatttgaaacttGTGATTGTTACACCAAAGTGACGAGGGAATCTCGTAATTACTACTTGAAGGTGTGCACTAGATAAACCATGTTATGGTAAACCCCGTCTTGTGATCTAGCCCACAAAAGACCACTAAAGGTAAACCAACATATGCTGTCTATAATTGACCAACTCAAACCTATAAAGCCAATGAACTGCTCTGCTGAACTTGCTGTAACTTTGTGATTTCTAAGTTAATTATATGACGAATTCAACTAGATTGCCccatttttgttacttttttaaCATTATAAGATGGGTGTTGATTGCATTTGCAGGCTCATCCCCAGCTTGACGAGATCGAAAGAGAAAAGGTGTGCAGCGTAATGGATCCACTAAAACTCTCATATGAAGCTAGGGTTCACGCTTCCCAGAACAAGCGTTTACCGGTGCAGATAGTCCTCCACGCCCTATACTACGATCAGCTCAAAATCAGAAGCGGCGCAGAAGACCCAAAGAGCACCCCAAACGCCATTGCAACGAGGAACCAGTTACAAGCCGACGTTACATTGGTGAAGGAGAACGAAGCGTTGCGAACAGAGCTATTGCAGATGAAGATGTTCATAGCCGATATGCAGAATAATAAGGGGAGTCAAGGGAGTTCTGTTAAAGGGAGTAGTGCGAGTGTGAGGAAGCCCACGTTCTTTTCATCTATGTCTAAGAAGTTGGGGAAGTTGAACCCTTTCAAGCATGGATCTAAGGACACTTCCAATTTAGATGATGGCGTTGTGGATATTACCAAGCCTAGGAGAAGGAGATTCTCCATTTCTTAAAAATGTATGTATGATTAGTTGCATTCGTTGTGGTGTGTGATTTAATTTGTGCATAGGTTTgttagtattattttttgttgcatTTGGATTGGGTTGTGACACTTTTactattaatcaaattattgttattgtatAATCAAATTGGTTATCATAAGTATCCGTACATTCTCATTTTTTAAGAGATGTCACAAGTTTAAAATGTCATCTCTTATAAAaagattaattattaatatgacCATCAATTTGTCCATTAATTAAGTCGTCCATGAATAAAGTATGATCGAGTTTAAATGTGTCACATATAaaaactcattattattattattatattgaatatgCTTGGGCTGTCATATTGGCCCAATATATCTTATTCTGAATTGGGCTGGGACTATGGATCAATGGTTTAGGGCAATTATcagtccacacagctgtatggaTTACAGTttaaaacgacgttgttttgatgttaaaaaaaaatctttatctaaaataatgaacattctatggtaagataatgtagtttataagttagaataatatgctttatgtgttagaataatgaaatttgtggGATAagaatgtattttatgagtttaaataatgtataatatactttgtgttagaataatgaaatttataaaataatataatgtattttatgaattataataatatactttatgtgttaaaataatgtattttgtgaattaaaataatatatactttatgtgtttttggatCGTGGTCAGTCAAACACAcgataggctatgtttggcaaacctagctgaaacggtagctgaaagctgaaaagtagttgaaagctgaaaagctataagctcgaagctgaaatctgaagagctgttaagctaattgttatgcttaaaagtgtttggtaaaattagctttttgataagttgataaagataaaaacactaaaaaggacattttcataaaagttaaatagttttaaatttaaataggtttgtttatatattaaaatataaaataatgaaatcaatttaatttcataaaatataaagtaagaacatatatttgaaaatatatatagtaaaacaagatgtttataattcataaaattagtttatacaa contains these protein-coding regions:
- the LOC116016378 gene encoding root phototropism protein 2, giving the protein MASPLKSAATRLSLAMERTGQWVFSQEIPTDVIVEVGEASFSLHKFMLVAKSNYIRKLILDCKEADLTRINLSGIPGGPEIFERAAKFCYGVNFEITVHNVAALRCAAEFLQMTEKYCDNNLAGRTEDFLSQVALSSLSGALVVLKSCEDLLPLAEDLKIVQRCVELASAKACVEANFPSRSPPNWWTEELTILDVAFFAKIIATMRSRGAKPLTIASAIITYAERSLRDLVRDHSGNGTKSMVPEAEDSDVRIRQRDLLESIVTLLPPEKAAFPINFLCCLLRTAIFLRAATGCKNELEKRVSAILEHVTVDDLLVLSFTFDGERLFDLESVRRIISGFVEKEKSVAVFNGGDFREVCSTAMQRVAKTVDAYLGEIATHVELSISKFNGIANLVPKGARKVDDDLYRAIDIYLKAHPQLDEIEREKVCSVMDPLKLSYEARVHASQNKRLPVQIVLHALYYDQLKIRSGAEDPKSTPNAIATRNQLQADVTLVKENEALRTELLQMKMFIADMQNNKGSQGSSVKGSSASVRKPTFFSSMSKKLGKLNPFKHGSKDTSNLDDGVVDITKPRRRRFSIS